One genomic segment of Arthrobacter sp. JZ12 includes these proteins:
- a CDS encoding inositol monophosphatase family protein: protein MTTSASPAELLHVALQAAEAGADVLRARSEGELEAENKSSDSDWVTAFDTAAERAVRDVIGRARPHDSITGEEYGTTVPEGETSGVRWSIDPLDGTTNFIRNIVYYCTSVAAVDEDGTWVAGVVSAPALDRTYWASRGQGAWVRERGTVRQLHGPVEGRPGTILGSGFNYNPAQRTQQLSELADLLAGHGDLRRIGSAALDLCMVADGSLDAYLERGLNEHDWAAGALIAEEAGAVVRRPALTPALEGGPDDDERFSAFTVAGTQQIVELAERLESRA, encoded by the coding sequence ATGACAACCAGCGCCAGTCCGGCCGAACTGCTCCATGTTGCACTTCAGGCGGCCGAAGCCGGGGCGGACGTCCTGCGCGCCCGCAGCGAGGGTGAGCTTGAAGCTGAGAACAAGAGCTCGGACAGCGACTGGGTAACGGCGTTTGATACGGCGGCGGAACGGGCCGTACGTGATGTGATCGGGCGGGCCCGCCCGCACGATTCCATCACCGGCGAGGAGTACGGCACCACAGTTCCGGAGGGCGAGACTTCCGGCGTGCGATGGTCGATCGACCCGCTTGACGGCACCACCAACTTCATCCGGAATATCGTCTACTACTGCACCTCAGTGGCCGCAGTGGACGAAGACGGTACCTGGGTTGCCGGCGTCGTCTCCGCTCCAGCCCTGGACCGCACCTACTGGGCCTCCCGCGGGCAGGGCGCCTGGGTCCGCGAGCGGGGCACGGTCCGCCAGCTTCACGGTCCGGTCGAAGGGCGACCGGGCACCATCCTGGGAAGCGGGTTCAACTACAACCCGGCTCAGCGCACTCAACAGCTGAGCGAGCTTGCCGACCTGCTCGCTGGGCACGGGGACCTGCGGCGCATCGGCTCGGCCGCGCTGGACCTGTGCATGGTCGCCGACGGCAGCCTCGACGCCTATCTCGAACGCGGACTGAACGAACACGATTGGGCAGCCGGTGCGCTGATTGCGGAGGAAGCCGGCGCCGTCGTCCGCCGTCCGGCGCTGACGCCGGCGTTAGAGGGCGGTCCGGACGACGACGAGCGGTTCTCCGCGTTCACCGTCGCGGGCACACAGCAGATCGTGGAGCTGGCCGAGCGCCTCGAATCGAGGGCCTGA
- a CDS encoding sensor histidine kinase has product MARSEPRTPLRFSTQTLLLQLAVVLLVVLLSAAVHAWLTYQRVGDEAEARALTLARTVASDPSVRTDVLEISRQAGTPPAAELADGPLMATAEAARTRTGALFVVITDETGLRLAHPDPQRLGEKVSTDPSEALAGREVTTRNTGTLGPSAGAKVPVYAPGSEVVVGEVSVGYSMETVGQTVARDIGPVALTAAGALVAGVLGSFLLRRRLQRLTLGLEPEEISTLVHDQVAVLQGVDEGVIGISADGRISVFNAAAGRLLGQKDLTGFRWEDAPVPDQLKSLIAPGSGSADAVELVAGGRVLVVSARKTLHRREDLGWVVMLRDRTELQQLTRQLDAVGTMATALRAQRHEFANQLHTLAGFLSIGQHAQARNYLAQLAATGPLKFPVDQAELLQDPYLQAFVGAKSVEADERGVALRIGPETLVRGQVTEPQDVTTVLGNLIDNAVNAAVAGLAEERWVELEILDEPADDGGTLYVVVADSGDGLAAGTDPESVFAEGYTMASGPVRAGGGQGFGLALARQLARRRGGDVSLLDPGKPGGPGAVFMATLPQTTAATRASRVANAGGTGGEEEHG; this is encoded by the coding sequence ATGGCCCGGTCCGAACCACGGACGCCGCTGCGCTTCTCCACCCAGACGCTGCTGCTGCAGCTTGCGGTAGTACTGCTTGTGGTCCTGCTCAGCGCCGCAGTCCACGCCTGGCTGACCTACCAGCGCGTGGGAGATGAGGCCGAGGCGCGCGCGCTGACCCTGGCGCGGACGGTGGCCTCGGACCCGTCGGTGAGAACGGACGTCCTGGAGATCAGCCGGCAGGCCGGCACTCCCCCGGCCGCCGAACTCGCCGACGGACCGCTTATGGCCACGGCCGAAGCTGCCCGGACCCGTACCGGTGCACTGTTCGTAGTCATCACCGACGAAACAGGCCTGCGCCTGGCCCACCCGGATCCCCAGCGGCTCGGCGAGAAGGTCAGCACCGACCCCTCGGAAGCCCTTGCCGGCCGGGAGGTCACCACCCGGAATACCGGAACGCTCGGCCCCTCGGCAGGGGCCAAGGTGCCGGTCTACGCCCCCGGCAGCGAAGTGGTGGTGGGCGAGGTGAGCGTCGGCTACTCCATGGAAACCGTCGGCCAGACGGTGGCACGCGACATCGGTCCCGTTGCCCTGACCGCGGCCGGAGCGTTGGTGGCCGGCGTCCTGGGCTCCTTCCTGCTCCGCAGGCGCCTGCAACGGCTGACCCTGGGCCTCGAGCCGGAAGAGATCAGCACCCTGGTCCACGACCAGGTGGCGGTGCTGCAGGGCGTGGACGAGGGCGTCATCGGCATCTCCGCCGACGGCAGGATCAGCGTATTCAACGCCGCAGCCGGGCGGCTCCTGGGACAGAAGGACCTCACCGGATTCCGGTGGGAGGACGCTCCGGTTCCCGACCAGCTCAAGTCCCTGATCGCTCCGGGTTCGGGATCCGCTGACGCTGTGGAGCTGGTGGCAGGGGGACGCGTGCTGGTGGTGAGCGCTCGAAAGACCCTCCACCGGCGGGAGGACCTGGGGTGGGTCGTGATGCTGCGGGACCGCACGGAGCTGCAGCAGCTCACCCGGCAGCTCGACGCGGTCGGAACCATGGCCACGGCCCTGCGTGCCCAGCGCCACGAATTCGCGAACCAGTTGCACACCCTCGCCGGATTCCTGAGCATCGGCCAGCACGCACAGGCGCGGAATTACCTGGCCCAGCTGGCCGCGACCGGGCCGCTGAAGTTCCCCGTGGACCAGGCGGAGCTGCTGCAGGACCCGTACCTCCAGGCCTTCGTCGGCGCGAAGTCAGTAGAGGCTGACGAGCGCGGCGTCGCCCTGCGCATCGGCCCGGAAACGCTTGTCCGCGGACAGGTCACTGAACCCCAGGATGTCACTACCGTCCTGGGTAACCTCATCGACAACGCCGTCAATGCCGCCGTCGCCGGCTTGGCCGAAGAGCGCTGGGTCGAGCTGGAAATCCTGGATGAACCGGCCGACGACGGCGGGACCCTCTATGTGGTCGTTGCGGACTCCGGAGACGGGTTGGCCGCCGGAACGGACCCTGAGTCGGTCTTCGCCGAGGGTTACACCATGGCTTCCGGGCCGGTCCGCGCCGGCGGCGGCCAGGGTTTCGGGCTGGCGCTTGCACGGCAGCTGGCCCGGCGGCGCGGCGGGGACGTATCACTGCTGGATCCGGGCAAGCCTGGTGGGCCGGGTGCGGTCTTCATGGCCACCCTTCCGCAGACGACCGCTGCGACCAGGGCGTCCCGGGTTGCGAATGCTGGTGGAACAGGAGGAGAGGAAGAGCATGGCTGA
- a CDS encoding response regulator, with protein sequence MAEDFRVLIVDDDFHVAKLHAAYVDSVAGFLALAPVGTASLALQSIHSLRPDLVLLDVYLPDASGLDLLQQLDVDTVILSAASDAVSVGTAFRRGALGYLLKPFTAESLSQQLRSYARYRRVLSQPGALNQDAVERAKRSLIPGDVTPSLKPRSATEAAVLESLLPGEQYSAAEVANRVGVSRATAQRYLSSLADDGAVEIQLRYGTTGRPEHRYGLPAI encoded by the coding sequence ATGGCTGAGGACTTCCGGGTTCTGATTGTTGATGACGACTTTCACGTGGCCAAACTTCACGCGGCCTACGTGGACTCCGTTGCGGGATTCCTGGCACTGGCACCGGTGGGAACAGCTTCGCTGGCGCTGCAGTCCATCCATAGCCTGCGGCCGGACCTGGTTCTGCTCGACGTCTATCTGCCGGACGCGTCCGGGCTTGACCTGCTCCAGCAACTGGATGTCGACACCGTGATCCTGAGCGCGGCCTCCGACGCCGTTTCCGTCGGGACTGCATTCCGACGTGGAGCACTCGGGTACCTGCTCAAACCGTTCACCGCAGAGTCCCTGTCCCAGCAGTTGCGTTCCTACGCCCGGTACCGCCGGGTCCTGTCCCAGCCCGGCGCGCTGAACCAGGATGCCGTTGAGCGAGCCAAACGGTCCCTCATCCCAGGGGACGTGACGCCGTCGTTGAAACCACGGTCTGCCACTGAAGCGGCGGTCCTCGAGTCGCTCCTGCCCGGCGAACAGTACTCCGCCGCGGAAGTCGCAAACCGGGTGGGCGTGTCCCGCGCTACTGCACAGCGGTACCTGTCGTCGTTGGCCGACGACGGCGCTGTGGAGATCCAGCTGCGCTACGGGACGACCGGCCGCCCCGAGCACCGCTACGGCCTGCCGGCAATCTGA